A portion of the Novosphingobium sp. KA1 genome contains these proteins:
- a CDS encoding YezD family protein, which produces MAQPSTDTQRSGLHLARDVARDRDGAQPKVAPLQVVAEALDRMRYGVIQMTVHDGKLVQLDITERKRFAS; this is translated from the coding sequence ATGGCTCAACCGTCAACGGATACCCAGCGATCGGGATTGCACCTGGCCAGAGACGTCGCGCGAGACCGTGATGGCGCACAGCCCAAGGTGGCGCCGTTGCAGGTGGTTGCCGAGGCTCTCGACCGGATGCGTTACGGCGTGATCCAGATGACCGTCCACGACGGCAAGCTGGTCCAGCTCGACATAACGGAACGCAAGCGCTTCGCTTCTTAA
- a CDS encoding alpha/beta fold hydrolase: MTTITTRDGTRIFYKDWGDRNARPIVFSHGWPLSADAWDAQMVFFAEQGFRTIAHDRRSHGRSDQVWNDNTMDQYADDLAQLIETLDLHDVILVGHSTGGGEVTRYIGRHGTARVAKVALIGAVPPLMLRTEAHPGGLPIAVFDAIRKGTYEDRSRFFHDLTIPFYGYNREGAQISEGVRREFWREGMMGGLKGQLDSIRAFSESDFHADLMKFDVPTLVLHGDDDQIVPIGAAALETVKIVKQAVLKVYEGSSHGLTQIEADRFNGDLLDFIRN, encoded by the coding sequence ATGACCACGATCACCACCAGGGACGGAACCCGCATCTTCTACAAGGACTGGGGCGACAGGAACGCCCGGCCGATCGTCTTCTCGCACGGCTGGCCGCTGTCCGCCGATGCCTGGGACGCGCAGATGGTGTTTTTCGCCGAGCAGGGTTTCCGCACGATCGCGCACGACCGCCGCAGCCATGGCCGCTCGGACCAGGTCTGGAACGACAATACCATGGACCAGTATGCCGACGACCTGGCTCAGCTGATCGAGACGCTGGACCTTCATGACGTCATCCTTGTCGGCCATTCGACCGGCGGCGGAGAAGTGACCCGCTATATCGGCCGCCACGGCACGGCACGCGTGGCCAAGGTCGCGCTGATCGGCGCGGTGCCGCCGCTCATGCTCCGGACCGAGGCCCATCCCGGCGGCTTGCCGATCGCTGTCTTCGACGCGATCCGTAAGGGCACTTACGAGGATCGTAGCCGGTTCTTCCATGATCTCACCATCCCCTTCTATGGCTACAACCGCGAGGGCGCGCAGATCTCCGAGGGGGTGCGCCGGGAATTCTGGCGCGAGGGGATGATGGGCGGCCTCAAGGGCCAGCTCGACTCGATCCGGGCCTTCTCGGAAAGCGACTTCCATGCCGACCTCATGAAGTTCGACGTGCCCACGCTGGTCCTGCATGGAGACGACGACCAGATCGTGCCGATCGGTGCCGCCGCCCTGGAAACGGTCAAGATCGTCAAGCAGGCCGTTCTCAAGGTATACGAGGGCAGCAGCCATGGTCTTACCCAGATCGAGGCGGACCGCTTCAACGGCGATCTTCTCGATTTCATTCGCAACTGA
- a CDS encoding MmcB family DNA repair protein — MADIDSPFSPINPVPSSPIPSSPISSTPASITALDVARGVGRLFARNDIWCLPEMPLRCGRRADLMGVDAKGHVIIVEIKVSRADLLGDGKWTDYLDYCDRFYWALPPTLDRAPLESDAFLPERCGVIAADGYDAEILRPAPLHQLAAARRKVETERLARAALRRLVTQGDPQTLQWGKEG; from the coding sequence ATGGCCGACATCGATTCTCCCTTTTCGCCAATCAATCCGGTTCCGAGCAGTCCGATTCCGAGCAGTCCGATTTCGAGCACGCCAGCGTCGATCACCGCCCTGGACGTCGCCCGCGGGGTTGGACGGCTGTTTGCACGCAATGACATCTGGTGCCTGCCGGAGATGCCGCTGCGCTGTGGACGGCGGGCGGACCTGATGGGTGTCGATGCCAAAGGCCACGTCATCATCGTCGAGATCAAGGTGAGCCGGGCCGACCTGCTGGGTGACGGCAAGTGGACCGACTATCTGGACTATTGCGACCGGTTCTACTGGGCCCTGCCGCCCACGCTGGACCGCGCACCGCTGGAATCCGACGCATTTCTGCCCGAACGCTGCGGCGTGATCGCGGCCGACGGCTACGATGCCGAGATCCTGCGGCCCGCCCCGCTGCACCAGCTGGCCGCCGCTCGCCGCAAGGTGGAAACCGAACGCCTCGCCCGCGCCGCCTTGCGGCGGCTGGTCACCCAGGGCGATCCGCAGACCCTGCAATGGGGCAAGGAAGGATAA
- a CDS encoding murein hydrolase activator EnvC, with protein MSPKKRTILAASTALAAGAVVLFGLLAGSGLSQTGAFAVLDPAVDATRTQQEMIAARQDGERARRRAELLERKARGVTEQAEKTARDAAALAARIQETEAGITAQQAKIQLLGFQRTALRERLARRQAPLVRLTGSLQRLTRRPPVLAMFRPGSLQDAVYMRALLDTMLPEVQRRTAGLRAEIERGRALERQARAARSELAASQVQMKDQRNRLAVLETRQRLAGRQASGIAARESEHALALAEKARDLSDLVDAVGRQGALRAQLSALPGPVMRPDRPESARVIEATRFDAPPEGLPSYILPVAGRLVTGFGEVLPGQSPARGLSLATRGNAQIVAPAPGRIAYAGAYNGYGRIVIIEHDGGWTSLVTGLARLDVAVGDSVVTGAPLGETGPGDPRVQVELRRGGTPVNPLQYVRSL; from the coding sequence GTGAGCCCGAAAAAACGCACGATCCTGGCAGCATCCACCGCTCTTGCGGCGGGTGCTGTCGTGCTTTTCGGGCTGCTTGCCGGTTCCGGACTCAGCCAGACCGGCGCCTTCGCCGTGCTCGACCCCGCGGTTGACGCCACCCGGACCCAACAGGAGATGATCGCCGCCCGCCAGGACGGCGAACGCGCCCGCCGGCGCGCCGAATTGCTCGAACGCAAGGCCCGGGGCGTTACCGAGCAGGCCGAAAAGACCGCCCGCGATGCCGCGGCGCTGGCCGCCCGCATCCAGGAAACCGAAGCCGGGATCACGGCCCAGCAAGCAAAGATCCAGCTGCTCGGCTTCCAGCGGACCGCCCTGCGCGAGCGGCTGGCGCGGCGCCAGGCCCCGCTCGTGCGGCTGACCGGCTCACTCCAGCGCCTCACCCGCCGCCCGCCGGTGCTGGCGATGTTCCGCCCCGGCTCGCTGCAGGACGCGGTCTATATGCGCGCCCTGCTCGACACGATGCTGCCCGAAGTGCAGCGCCGCACCGCCGGCCTGCGCGCCGAGATCGAACGCGGCCGCGCGCTCGAACGGCAGGCGCGGGCGGCACGCAGCGAACTGGCCGCCTCGCAGGTGCAGATGAAGGATCAGCGCAATCGCCTCGCGGTGCTGGAGACCCGCCAGCGCCTCGCCGGACGGCAGGCCAGCGGCATTGCCGCGCGCGAGAGCGAACATGCCCTGGCGCTGGCCGAAAAGGCCCGCGACCTGTCCGACCTGGTCGACGCGGTGGGCAGGCAGGGCGCGCTGCGCGCGCAGCTTTCCGCCCTGCCCGGCCCGGTCATGCGCCCCGACCGGCCCGAATCCGCCAGGGTGATCGAGGCCACGCGGTTCGACGCCCCGCCCGAAGGCCTGCCCAGCTACATCCTGCCGGTCGCCGGACGGCTGGTCACCGGCTTCGGCGAAGTGCTGCCGGGACAAAGCCCCGCCCGCGGATTGTCGCTCGCCACCCGCGGCAATGCCCAGATCGTGGCACCGGCGCCGGGGCGGATCGCCTATGCGGGGGCCTACAACGGCTACGGCCGGATCGTCATCATCGAGCACGACGGCGGCTGGACCTCGCTGGTCACCGGCCTTGCCCGGCTCGACGTGGCGGTGGGCGACAGCGTCGTCACCGGCGCGCCGCTTGGCGAGACCGGCCCCGGCGATCCGCGTGTGCAGGTGGAACTGCGCCGCGGCGGCACCCCGGTGAACCCGCTGCAATATGTGCGCTCGCTCTGA
- a CDS encoding SDR family oxidoreductase, with amino-acid sequence MKTYLVTGASDGIGALYADRLARRGHDLILVARRKGKLAELAARLEAETGVSVEVIGADLAKAEDVLHVEQRLRDDAAIVGLVNNAGIANEGSILGADADYLSGMIDLNILAVTRLSAAIAPRLAERGAGTIVNVTSVTALMPEAFTAVYPATKAYVLAFSEALAAELGPKGVRVQAVLPGITRTAIWTEEAMAHLPAHMVMEAGDMVDAALAGLDMGETVTIPALPDMAQYEAYVAARTALRPNLSLARPAARYGVGAAS; translated from the coding sequence ATGAAGACCTATCTTGTCACCGGTGCGTCCGACGGAATCGGCGCGCTCTATGCCGATCGCCTGGCCCGCCGCGGCCACGACCTGATCCTTGTTGCGCGCCGCAAGGGCAAGCTGGCCGAACTCGCAGCCCGGCTGGAGGCGGAAACCGGCGTCTCGGTGGAAGTGATCGGCGCCGATCTCGCCAAGGCGGAAGACGTGTTGCACGTGGAACAACGGCTGCGGGACGACGCGGCGATCGTCGGCCTCGTCAACAACGCGGGGATTGCCAACGAAGGATCGATCCTGGGGGCCGATGCCGATTACCTCTCGGGCATGATCGACCTCAACATCCTTGCGGTCACACGCCTGTCGGCGGCCATCGCCCCGCGGCTGGCGGAGCGGGGGGCAGGAACGATCGTGAACGTCACTTCGGTCACCGCGCTGATGCCGGAAGCGTTCACCGCGGTCTATCCTGCCACCAAGGCCTATGTCCTCGCCTTCAGCGAGGCGCTGGCGGCCGAACTTGGCCCCAAGGGCGTGCGCGTGCAGGCGGTGCTGCCGGGCATCACCCGTACCGCGATCTGGACCGAGGAGGCGATGGCGCACTTGCCCGCGCACATGGTCATGGAGGCGGGCGACATGGTCGATGCCGCGCTCGCCGGGCTCGACATGGGCGAGACTGTGACGATTCCCGCATTGCCTGACATGGCGCAGTACGAGGCCTATGTCGCCGCCCGCACGGCGCTGCGGCCGAATCTCTCGCTGGCCCGGCCCGCCGCGCGCTACGGCGTCGGCGCCGCAAGCTGA
- a CDS encoding Rrf2 family transcriptional regulator, producing MLSQKTRYAIRAMQHLADNFGQGPVQLAQIAEAQNIPAKFLTTILSELTRFGIVDSQRGKDGGYWLAVPPIDITYGDLIRIMRGSLALVPCASRFAHEKCKNCLEEGDCRTRALMLEVRDRTADLLDGVRLSDKIELVPAQADEEA from the coding sequence GTGCTTTCGCAGAAAACCCGCTATGCCATCCGTGCCATGCAGCACCTTGCCGACAACTTCGGACAAGGCCCTGTCCAACTGGCGCAGATCGCCGAGGCGCAGAATATCCCTGCCAAGTTCCTGACGACGATCCTTTCGGAACTCACCCGTTTCGGCATCGTCGATTCCCAGCGCGGCAAGGATGGTGGCTACTGGCTGGCGGTGCCGCCGATCGACATCACCTACGGCGATCTCATCCGCATCATGCGCGGATCGCTGGCGCTGGTGCCCTGCGCCAGCCGGTTCGCGCACGAGAAGTGCAAGAACTGCCTCGAGGAAGGTGACTGTCGAACCCGGGCACTGATGCTGGAAGTACGGGACCGCACCGCCGACCTGCTCGACGGCGTCCGGCTTTCCGACAAGATCGAACTGGTCCCCGCGCAGGCCGACGAAGAGGCCTGA
- a CDS encoding sulfite exporter TauE/SafE family protein, with translation MFDLGIAPGMGFDDFLPFVIVGFAAQVIDGALGMAFGVISQTMLVSVLGMAPAAASASTHLVEIFTTGASGASHIVHRNVDWGLFKRLVPFGVAGGILGAYVLSNIDASLARPYIMLYLTGIGFYLLVKALRMNKPRFEDPRMTRPLATLGGFLDAAGGGGWGPVVTSNLLVQGGDPAKVIGTVNTAEFLLALTISISFIATLGIGAFSVATVGMIVGGVIAAPFGAYLAKRIAPRVLLLAVSFVLIATSLFSIAKAWRLIPGL, from the coding sequence ATGTTCGATCTCGGTATCGCTCCCGGAATGGGTTTTGACGATTTCCTGCCTTTCGTGATCGTCGGCTTTGCAGCGCAAGTGATCGACGGAGCGCTCGGCATGGCTTTTGGGGTGATTTCCCAGACGATGCTGGTGAGCGTGCTCGGCATGGCCCCGGCTGCGGCGTCGGCCAGTACCCACCTTGTCGAGATCTTCACGACCGGGGCCTCGGGAGCGAGTCATATCGTCCACCGCAATGTCGACTGGGGCCTGTTCAAGCGGTTGGTCCCCTTCGGCGTGGCGGGGGGGATTCTGGGCGCTTATGTATTGTCGAACATCGATGCCTCGCTCGCCCGCCCCTATATCATGCTCTATCTCACCGGGATCGGCTTCTACCTGCTGGTGAAGGCCTTGCGCATGAACAAGCCGCGATTCGAAGATCCGCGCATGACGCGGCCACTGGCGACGCTCGGCGGCTTCCTCGATGCGGCGGGCGGCGGCGGCTGGGGGCCGGTGGTGACATCGAACCTGCTAGTCCAGGGCGGCGACCCCGCGAAGGTGATCGGCACCGTCAACACTGCCGAGTTCCTGCTGGCGCTGACGATCTCGATCTCGTTCATTGCGACACTCGGCATCGGTGCCTTTAGCGTGGCGACGGTCGGCATGATCGTCGGCGGCGTGATCGCTGCCCCGTTCGGTGCTTATCTCGCCAAACGGATCGCGCCGCGCGTTCTGCTGCTGGCGGTGTCCTTTGTCCTGATCGCCACCAGCCTGTTCAGTATCGCCAAAGCCTGGCGGCTCATCCCGGGGCTGTGA
- a CDS encoding GlxA family transcriptional regulator, protein MLYPGCQTAMVHGITDLFAIASHFSVRNGGLALRVSHWAQGEDGTFHRCHDTAPAQPGEPAVLIVPGRLSGPAGRDEAAPYARWLLDRHARGTTLASTCGGAFILAATGLLDGRPATTHWLFAQDLQERFPEVQVDSDRIVIEDGDLITAGGLMAWTDLGLRLVDRLLGPTVTIETAKFLLIDPAGREQRHYSSFAPRLTHGDEAILKLQHWLQARAGRATTLAEMALQAGLEERTLQRRFKAATGLKPSEYVQHLRIGKARELLEFTRRPIDQIAWSVGYEDTTAFRRSFHRVLGLTPGDYRARFHSGAELAVAA, encoded by the coding sequence ATGCTCTACCCGGGGTGCCAGACCGCCATGGTCCACGGCATCACCGACCTCTTTGCCATCGCCTCGCACTTCTCCGTCCGCAATGGCGGCCTGGCCTTGCGCGTCAGCCACTGGGCGCAAGGCGAAGACGGCACCTTCCACCGCTGCCACGACACCGCCCCCGCCCAGCCGGGCGAACCGGCCGTCCTGATCGTGCCCGGCCGCCTCTCCGGTCCAGCGGGCCGCGACGAGGCGGCGCCTTATGCGCGCTGGCTACTCGATCGCCATGCGCGCGGCACCACCCTCGCCTCGACCTGCGGCGGCGCTTTCATCCTCGCGGCCACCGGATTGCTCGACGGACGCCCCGCCACCACCCACTGGCTTTTCGCGCAGGATCTGCAGGAGCGGTTTCCCGAGGTGCAGGTCGATTCGGACCGCATCGTCATCGAGGACGGCGACCTCATCACCGCCGGCGGACTGATGGCCTGGACGGACCTCGGCCTGCGGCTAGTGGACCGCCTGCTTGGCCCCACTGTCACCATCGAGACCGCCAAGTTCCTGCTGATCGACCCGGCCGGGCGCGAACAGCGGCACTATTCCAGTTTCGCCCCGCGCCTCACCCACGGCGACGAGGCGATCCTGAAGCTCCAGCACTGGCTGCAGGCACGCGCCGGCCGCGCCACCACGCTCGCCGAAATGGCACTTCAGGCCGGGCTCGAGGAGCGCACCCTGCAACGCCGCTTCAAGGCTGCCACCGGCCTCAAACCGAGCGAGTACGTGCAGCACCTCAGGATCGGCAAGGCGCGCGAACTGCTGGAATTCACCCGCCGCCCGATCGACCAGATCGCCTGGTCGGTCGGCTACGAGGACACCACCGCGTTTCGCCGCAGCTTCCACCGCGTGCTGGGCCTGACGCCGGGCGACTACCGCGCCCGCTTCCACAGCGGGGCCGAACTGGCGGTAGCAGCCTGA
- a CDS encoding DEAD/DEAH box helicase, which translates to MSYFSELGLAEPILRALTAKGYTDPSPIQRQSIPALLEGRDLLGIAQTGTGKTAAFSLPSLHRLAGDPKPRQNAGCRMLVLSPTRELAAQIAENMRGYAKFLNLSVQCIFGGVPAGKQARALERGTDILVATPGRLLDLIDSRALTLRHVEIFVLDEADQMMDLGFIQPLKRVAALLPKSRQSLFFSATMPQAIAELGRQFINDPVRVEVAPQSTTAERVEQYATFINQAEKQALLTLSLRAGLAEDAAEKAEHGAIDRALVFTRTKHGADRVVRHLVAAGIPAAAIHGNKSQAQRTAALGGFRQGTIRILVATDIAARGIDVSGVSHVYNFEIPNVAEQYVHRIGRTARAGADGVAVSYVAPDEKPYIRDIEKLTRVKLTTLGLPEDFQKQASRLPAPARSAPSAPQGNGRSGGQGGRGNGRGNGGNRSQQPRGERRDGDTRRDGQRSEGQRDGGHRHDGRHDGRRDERRRDDRPRQDAPRGAHHGERREGGEEQGERKRNFRPRGPKSVGSHKGAVRRTG; encoded by the coding sequence ATGTCCTATTTCTCCGAACTTGGTCTGGCCGAGCCGATTCTCCGTGCGCTCACCGCCAAGGGCTACACCGATCCCTCGCCGATCCAGCGCCAGTCGATTCCGGCACTGCTCGAAGGCCGTGACCTGCTTGGCATCGCCCAGACCGGCACCGGCAAGACCGCCGCTTTCTCGCTGCCGTCGCTGCACCGGCTCGCGGGTGATCCCAAGCCGCGCCAGAACGCCGGCTGCCGGATGCTCGTGCTGTCGCCGACCCGCGAACTCGCGGCCCAGATCGCCGAGAACATGCGCGGCTACGCCAAGTTCCTGAACCTCTCGGTCCAGTGCATCTTCGGCGGCGTGCCCGCCGGCAAGCAGGCGCGCGCGCTCGAACGCGGGACCGATATCCTTGTCGCCACCCCCGGTCGCCTGCTCGACCTCATCGACAGCCGCGCGCTGACGCTGCGCCATGTCGAGATCTTTGTGCTCGACGAAGCCGACCAGATGATGGACCTCGGCTTCATCCAGCCGCTCAAGCGCGTCGCCGCGCTGCTGCCCAAGTCGCGCCAGAGCCTGTTCTTCTCGGCCACGATGCCGCAGGCGATCGCCGAACTCGGCCGCCAGTTCATCAATGATCCGGTACGCGTCGAAGTGGCGCCGCAGTCGACCACGGCCGAACGTGTCGAACAGTACGCCACCTTCATCAACCAGGCCGAAAAGCAGGCATTGCTGACGCTCAGCCTGCGCGCCGGCCTTGCCGAAGACGCCGCCGAGAAGGCCGAACACGGCGCCATCGACCGTGCGCTGGTGTTCACCCGCACCAAGCACGGCGCTGACCGCGTGGTCCGCCACCTCGTCGCTGCCGGCATCCCGGCCGCCGCGATCCACGGCAACAAGAGCCAGGCCCAGCGCACCGCCGCGCTCGGCGGCTTCCGGCAGGGCACGATCCGCATCCTCGTGGCGACCGACATCGCCGCACGCGGCATCGACGTCTCGGGCGTGAGCCATGTCTATAACTTCGAAATCCCGAACGTGGCCGAACAGTACGTCCACCGCATCGGCCGCACCGCGCGTGCGGGTGCCGACGGTGTCGCGGTCAGCTACGTCGCGCCGGACGAGAAGCCCTATATCCGCGACATCGAGAAGCTGACCCGCGTCAAGCTGACCACGCTCGGCCTGCCCGAAGACTTCCAGAAGCAGGCCTCGCGCCTGCCCGCGCCTGCCCGCAGCGCGCCTTCCGCGCCGCAGGGCAATGGCCGCAGCGGCGGTCAGGGTGGCCGCGGCAACGGCCGCGGCAATGGCGGCAACCGCAGCCAGCAGCCGCGTGGCGAGCGCCGCGACGGTGACACCCGTCGTGACGGTCAGCGCAGTGAAGGCCAGCGCGATGGCGGCCATCGCCATGACGGGCGCCATGACGGCCGCCGTGACGAGCGCCGCCGCGACGATCGTCCGCGCCAGGACGCTCCGCGCGGTGCCCATCATGGCGAACGCCGCGAAGGCGGCGAGGAACAGGGTGAGCGCAAGCGCAACTTCCGTCCGCGCGGCCCCAAGAGCGTCGGCTCGCACAAGGGCGCCGTTCGCCGCACCGGCTGA
- a CDS encoding TonB-dependent receptor: MRRQFSGPLPAPLPLACLTFTLLVATPALASETAAPTAAANVETTGEAEQESPTSVGTGAHDRGGEILVTARRRQESSQSVPLAISVVGGEHLDSTGAFNVGRLQQLTPTLQFYSSNPRNTAVNIRGLGVPFGLTNDGIEQGVGIYIDDVYNARVASATFDFLDVSQIEVLRGPQGTLYGKNTTAGAINITTNQPTFDFQGKAEVSIGNYNFKQAKVAVSGPLSDTVAIRLAASTTDRRGTIYNVTTSQWIQSQDNIGLRGQLLWKPADALSITLAGDYSTQDANCCGSVYVGYGPTQRAANRQFPALAAALGYTPVSTNPFDRLTDLDTPLKAKNKIGGASVRVKWDLGAGTLTSISAWRFWDWDPSNDRDFTGLPIVALSQNPSQQDQYTQELRYNYSGKHFDFVVGAFGFYQRIDTQGTESQGSAASRWNINPGTVAQVPPGSSGCGPTTSNKLACDPPVLDGLVAYNSQYLKNTSAALFGQLSWHVTPELTVQPGVRLNYDKKEGYYQRRVFDGQGSELLLGQSSYTVVQSAQLAIYTPQEISPEFSDWNFSYDFNVSYKVAPDVLVYATYAKSFKSGGINQNGVPVDSSNNPILAAQTVKPESVHNYEAGIKTQFWDRRATFNLSIFRTDVGNYQANVSNGQYGVLRGYLANAQKVRSQGVEWDFSVRPSERFNAYVNGAYTDATYRKFTDAPCPPELSGGTVATGTQTPGAAGTPNSLSPANCDISGQRLPGVSKWTLSFGFEANTPVTLLKQEGEVYFGYDGSYRSNFSSNPSPSAYTWVDGYSLSNFRLGFRTDSGFDIYGWVRNAFDQNYFDQLFVGPSNTGLIAGLPGDPRTWGGTIRYNF, translated from the coding sequence ATGAGACGCCAATTCAGCGGGCCGCTACCGGCTCCGCTTCCGCTTGCCTGCCTGACGTTCACGCTGCTGGTCGCGACACCCGCGCTGGCCAGCGAAACGGCGGCGCCAACGGCCGCCGCCAATGTCGAAACCACTGGCGAAGCCGAGCAGGAATCGCCCACATCGGTCGGCACCGGCGCGCACGATCGTGGCGGCGAGATTCTCGTCACGGCGCGCCGCCGACAGGAATCGAGCCAGAGCGTGCCGCTGGCAATCTCGGTGGTTGGCGGCGAGCATCTCGATTCCACCGGGGCCTTCAACGTCGGCCGTCTCCAGCAGTTGACGCCGACGCTCCAGTTCTATTCGTCGAACCCGCGCAACACGGCGGTCAACATCCGCGGCCTCGGCGTGCCGTTCGGTCTCACCAACGACGGCATCGAGCAGGGCGTGGGCATCTATATCGACGATGTCTACAACGCGCGTGTCGCCTCGGCCACGTTCGACTTCCTCGACGTTTCCCAGATCGAAGTGCTGCGCGGCCCGCAGGGGACGCTTTACGGCAAGAACACCACCGCCGGCGCCATCAACATCACCACCAACCAGCCGACGTTCGACTTCCAGGGCAAGGCCGAGGTGTCGATCGGCAACTACAACTTCAAGCAGGCCAAGGTTGCCGTCTCCGGCCCGCTGTCCGATACCGTGGCGATCCGCCTCGCGGCCTCGACCACCGATCGCCGCGGCACGATCTACAACGTGACGACCAGCCAGTGGATCCAGAGCCAGGACAATATCGGCCTGCGCGGCCAGCTGCTCTGGAAACCCGCCGATGCGCTGTCGATCACGCTGGCGGGGGACTACAGCACGCAGGACGCCAATTGCTGCGGCTCGGTCTATGTCGGTTACGGCCCGACCCAGCGCGCCGCCAATCGCCAGTTCCCGGCGCTCGCCGCCGCGCTCGGCTATACGCCGGTCAGCACCAACCCGTTCGATCGCCTCACCGATCTCGACACGCCGCTCAAGGCGAAGAACAAGATCGGCGGCGCTTCGGTGCGGGTGAAGTGGGACCTCGGGGCCGGCACGCTGACCTCGATCAGTGCCTGGCGCTTCTGGGACTGGGATCCCTCGAACGACCGCGATTTCACCGGCCTGCCGATCGTCGCGCTCTCGCAGAATCCCTCGCAGCAGGACCAGTACACGCAGGAGCTGCGATACAACTATAGCGGCAAGCACTTCGATTTCGTGGTCGGCGCCTTCGGCTTCTATCAGCGGATCGACACGCAGGGCACCGAATCGCAAGGCTCGGCGGCCAGCCGCTGGAACATCAATCCGGGGACCGTCGCACAGGTCCCGCCGGGCTCCTCGGGCTGCGGACCTACCACGTCGAACAAGCTGGCCTGCGACCCTCCGGTTCTCGACGGCCTGGTCGCCTACAACAGCCAGTATCTCAAGAACACCAGCGCCGCGCTGTTCGGCCAGTTGAGCTGGCACGTCACCCCGGAACTGACGGTGCAGCCGGGCGTGCGCCTCAACTACGACAAGAAGGAAGGCTATTACCAGCGCCGGGTGTTTGATGGGCAGGGCAGCGAACTGCTGCTCGGCCAGAGTTCCTACACGGTCGTGCAGAGCGCGCAGCTGGCGATCTACACGCCGCAGGAAATCTCGCCCGAGTTCAGCGACTGGAACTTCAGCTATGATTTCAACGTCAGCTACAAGGTCGCGCCGGACGTGCTGGTCTATGCGACTTATGCCAAGAGCTTCAAGTCGGGCGGCATCAACCAGAACGGCGTGCCGGTCGATAGTTCGAACAACCCGATCCTTGCGGCCCAGACGGTGAAGCCGGAATCGGTCCACAACTACGAGGCCGGCATCAAGACCCAGTTCTGGGACCGCCGCGCGACCTTCAACCTGTCGATCTTCCGCACCGATGTCGGCAATTACCAGGCCAATGTCAGCAACGGCCAGTACGGGGTGCTGCGCGGTTATCTCGCCAATGCCCAGAAGGTGCGCTCGCAGGGTGTGGAATGGGACTTCTCGGTCCGTCCGAGCGAGCGATTCAATGCTTACGTCAACGGCGCCTACACCGACGCCACCTACCGCAAGTTCACCGACGCGCCGTGCCCGCCGGAACTGTCGGGCGGCACCGTGGCCACCGGCACCCAGACGCCGGGCGCGGCGGGCACTCCGAACAGCCTCAGCCCTGCCAATTGCGACATTTCCGGCCAGCGGCTGCCGGGCGTGTCGAAGTGGACCCTCTCGTTCGGCTTCGAGGCGAATACCCCGGTCACCCTGCTGAAGCAGGAAGGCGAAGTCTACTTCGGCTATGACGGCAGCTATCGTTCGAACTTTTCGTCGAACCCTTCGCCTTCGGCCTATACCTGGGTGGACGGCTATAGTCTTTCGAACTTCCGTCTGGGCTTCCGTACCGATAGCGGATTCGATATCTACGGCTGGGTACGTAATGCCTTTGATCAGAATTACTTCGACCAGCTTTTTGTCGGGCCGAGCAATACCGGCCTGATCGCGGGTCTTCCGGGTGACCCGCGCACCTGGGGCGGCACCATCCGTTACAACTTCTGA